Proteins co-encoded in one Novipirellula artificiosorum genomic window:
- the rpsS gene encoding 30S ribosomal protein S19, with product MSRSSKKGPFVDPKLFFKVQKQLDGARSEPIKTWARSCTIVPEFVNITFMVHDGRKHVKVLVSEDMVGHKLGEFAPTRTFRGHGGKGGKK from the coding sequence ATGAGCCGCAGTAGCAAGAAAGGTCCGTTTGTCGACCCGAAGTTGTTCTTCAAGGTACAGAAGCAACTCGACGGCGCACGGAGCGAACCGATCAAGACATGGGCACGTTCCTGCACGATCGTTCCGGAATTCGTGAACATTACGTTCATGGTTCATGATGGACGCAAGCATGTGAAAGTGTTGGTGTCCGAAGACATGGTTGGTCACAAGCTTGGCGAGTTCGCACCGACCCGAACGTTTCGTGGTCACGGCGGCAAAGGCGGCAAGAAGTAG
- the rplV gene encoding 50S ribosomal protein L22, with amino-acid sequence MANFTAHYRNARISAQKVRLLANLVRGMYADEALDTLKFQPQRGARMLEKVIKSAVGNAQDPDQNDGRSHRIEELVLTDVRIDGGPMLKRIRPRARGTAFMIKKRSSHIHVGLTPIDEI; translated from the coding sequence ATGGCCAATTTCACAGCACATTATCGCAACGCACGCATCAGCGCTCAAAAAGTGCGTCTGCTCGCCAATTTGGTTCGTGGGATGTACGCCGACGAGGCACTGGATACGCTGAAGTTTCAGCCGCAGCGTGGAGCTCGGATGCTAGAGAAGGTGATCAAGAGTGCGGTGGGCAATGCTCAGGATCCGGACCAGAACGATGGTCGCAGTCATCGAATTGAGGAGTTGGTTTTGACCGACGTCCGCATCGATGGTGGTCCGATGCTCAAGCGGATTCGTCCGCGTGCCCGTGGGACTGCGTTCATGATCAAGAAGCGAAGCAGCCACATCCACGTGGGATTGACCCCGATCGACGAGATATAG
- the rpsC gene encoding 30S ribosomal protein S3, producing MGQKVNPIAFRTGVTRGWTSRWYASKQDFADLLLEDRKLRDFIKNHPKKTQYKNAGIDRIEIERTRDEVRVMMFVARPGLIIGKKGQEIEILQAELQNLIGRRINLKVEEVGRPELMAQLVAEDIAQQLSKRSSFRRTMKRSLETTMDAGAKGIKVQLAGRLGGAEMARREKQIAGSIPLSTLQAKIDYGTTEAVTPQGHIGIQVWINQGTYGDESDGADAQAGQASKKPKRSHKR from the coding sequence ATGGGTCAAAAAGTTAACCCGATTGCGTTTCGAACTGGCGTCACTCGCGGCTGGACCAGCCGATGGTATGCATCGAAACAGGACTTTGCGGATTTGTTGCTGGAAGATCGCAAACTGCGAGATTTCATCAAGAATCATCCGAAGAAGACTCAGTACAAGAACGCTGGGATTGACCGGATCGAGATCGAGCGTACTCGCGACGAAGTTCGTGTGATGATGTTCGTTGCCCGCCCCGGTTTGATCATTGGCAAGAAGGGTCAGGAGATTGAAATCCTGCAAGCAGAACTTCAAAACCTGATTGGTCGTCGAATCAATTTGAAGGTGGAAGAGGTAGGACGCCCTGAGTTGATGGCTCAGTTAGTGGCCGAAGATATCGCACAACAATTGTCAAAGCGATCCAGTTTTCGTCGTACGATGAAGCGCTCGCTCGAGACAACGATGGACGCCGGAGCCAAGGGCATCAAGGTTCAATTGGCAGGGCGTTTGGGCGGAGCGGAAATGGCTCGCCGAGAAAAGCAAATTGCAGGATCCATTCCTTTGAGTACCCTGCAAGCAAAGATCGACTATGGAACAACTGAAGCGGTGACGCCACAGGGGCACATCGGGATTCAGGTGTGGATTAATCAAGGTACTTACGGAGACGAATCCGATGGCGCTGATGCCCAAGCGGGTCAAGCATCGAAAAAGCCAAAGAGGTCGCATAAAAGGTAG
- the rplP gene encoding 50S ribosomal protein L16, with translation MALMPKRVKHRKSQRGRIKGSATRGNTVVFGDYGIQSLDAGWIKATTIEAGRIAAQQYVRGEGKLYIRIFPDKSVTSTPLETRMGKGKGEPDFWAAVVKPGTVLYELGGVTEQQAKVCFARLASKLPVKVRFVERRTA, from the coding sequence ATGGCGCTGATGCCCAAGCGGGTCAAGCATCGAAAAAGCCAAAGAGGTCGCATAAAAGGTAGCGCGACGCGCGGCAACACCGTCGTCTTCGGTGACTATGGTATTCAATCCCTCGACGCGGGTTGGATCAAGGCCACGACGATTGAAGCCGGTCGTATCGCTGCTCAGCAATACGTCCGCGGTGAAGGAAAGCTCTACATTCGAATCTTCCCAGACAAATCGGTGACCAGCACTCCGCTGGAAACTCGGATGGGTAAGGGGAAGGGTGAGCCGGACTTCTGGGCCGCGGTCGTAAAGCCGGGGACGGTTTTGTACGAACTCGGTGGTGTGACAGAACAACAAGCCAAGGTTTGCTTTGCCCGGTTGGCAAGTAAGCTGCCGGTTAAGGTTCGTTTTGTTGAACGACGTACGGCTTAA
- the rpmC gene encoding 50S ribosomal protein L29, protein MTKINELRDMSDEQLQATMNEAGETLFRLRFQSQSERLNTPSEIRKNRRLIARIKTLQTERAAAIQ, encoded by the coding sequence ATGACAAAAATTAATGAACTTCGCGACATGAGCGATGAACAACTGCAGGCGACGATGAACGAAGCGGGTGAGACCCTGTTTCGACTTCGTTTTCAATCGCAGTCGGAACGACTCAATACGCCCAGTGAAATTCGAAAGAACCGCCGCTTGATCGCTCGGATCAAGACGCTGCAAACAGAACGCGCTGCGGCGATTCAGTAA
- the rpsQ gene encoding 30S ribosomal protein S17 — protein sequence MPKRVVSGVVTSDKMSKTRRVEINRVVKHPKYKKYVRRRTVCHMHDENNESGQGDLVELIESEPLSKLKRWRLVRVLQKSTEVDVAALRAARKSAEAEALEAAHAGEGSEG from the coding sequence ATGCCAAAGCGTGTCGTATCCGGAGTCGTCACTAGTGACAAGATGAGCAAGACTCGTCGTGTTGAGATCAATCGTGTCGTCAAACATCCGAAGTATAAGAAGTATGTCCGCCGCCGTACGGTTTGCCACATGCACGACGAGAACAACGAGTCGGGCCAAGGCGATCTTGTAGAGTTGATTGAATCCGAACCCCTGAGCAAGTTGAAGCGTTGGCGACTGGTTCGTGTGCTGCAAAAGAGCACCGAAGTGGACGTGGCAGCCCTGCGTGCTGCTCGCAAAAGCGCGGAAGCCGAAGCTTTGGAAGCGGCTCATGCGGGTGAGGGATCCGAAGGCTAG
- the rplN gene encoding 50S ribosomal protein L14, translating to MIQQESRLEVADNTGAREVMCIKVLGGSRRRFASVGDVIVCSVKSVIPGSDVKKKSIVRAVIVRTKTPTRRADGSYIRFDSNAVVLIDKDQTPRGTRIFGAVARELRERNFMKIVSLANEVV from the coding sequence ATGATCCAACAAGAATCCCGACTCGAGGTTGCCGACAACACCGGTGCTCGAGAAGTCATGTGCATCAAAGTGCTTGGCGGCTCGCGTCGCCGATTCGCCAGCGTTGGTGACGTGATTGTGTGCAGCGTGAAAAGTGTGATTCCTGGCAGCGATGTCAAGAAGAAATCGATCGTTCGTGCGGTCATCGTTCGGACCAAGACTCCGACGCGACGGGCCGACGGCAGTTACATTCGGTTTGATTCCAACGCAGTGGTTTTGATCGACAAAGATCAAACGCCTCGAGGGACACGTATTTTCGGCGCTGTCGCTCGCGAACTTCGCGAACGCAACTTTATGAAGATTGTTTCGCTCGCCAATGAAGTGGTTTAG
- the rplX gene encoding 50S ribosomal protein L24, which yields MYFRIDDEVQVIAGADRGHRGKILKIDRKKNKLVVEGAGRVWKHVRKSQKNPQGGRLNKEMPISASNVMLVDPTTGTPTKVGVRFLADGSKERFAKKSGATLGKIAPARAAHVTKK from the coding sequence ATGTATTTTCGCATTGATGACGAAGTTCAAGTGATCGCCGGGGCCGATCGAGGCCATCGCGGCAAGATCTTGAAGATCGACCGTAAGAAGAACAAGCTAGTCGTCGAGGGTGCTGGTCGTGTGTGGAAGCACGTGCGAAAGAGCCAGAAGAACCCGCAAGGGGGGCGACTCAATAAAGAGATGCCTATCTCGGCGAGCAACGTCATGTTGGTCGATCCGACAACCGGAACACCCACCAAGGTGGGTGTTCGGTTCTTGGCAGATGGCAGCAAAGAGCGTTTTGCGAAGAAGAGCGGTGCGACGTTGGGCAAGATCGCCCCGGCTCGTGCTGCTCATGTGACGAAGAAGTAA
- the rplE gene encoding 50S ribosomal protein L5 has product MADTKTRMQVRYDETIRQALVEKHGYKNPHQVPRVEKITLNMGVGSATGDKKILDLAYDAMTQIAGQKPVITIARKSIAGFRLREGMPIGCMVTLRRQRMFEFLDRLVSIVLPRVRDFRGINRNAFDGNGNYTLGLTEQLVFPELNPDKFTRPQGMNITIVTSATNNDEARDLLALFGMPFKAAPTKKTDAA; this is encoded by the coding sequence ATGGCTGATACCAAAACACGAATGCAAGTCCGCTATGATGAGACCATACGCCAAGCGTTGGTCGAAAAGCATGGCTACAAGAATCCTCACCAGGTTCCGCGAGTCGAGAAGATCACGCTGAACATGGGCGTTGGCAGTGCGACGGGTGATAAGAAGATCCTGGATCTGGCCTACGACGCGATGACTCAGATTGCAGGTCAAAAGCCCGTGATCACCATCGCTCGAAAGTCGATCGCGGGTTTTCGCCTTCGCGAAGGGATGCCGATCGGTTGCATGGTGACCCTGCGACGACAACGGATGTTCGAGTTTCTTGACCGCTTGGTTTCGATCGTTCTTCCGCGAGTGCGTGACTTTCGTGGGATCAATCGCAACGCGTTTGACGGAAATGGGAATTACACACTCGGTTTGACTGAGCAGTTGGTGTTTCCTGAGTTGAACCCGGACAAGTTCACTCGCCCGCAAGGGATGAACATCACGATCGTCACGTCGGCGACCAATAATGACGAAGCTCGTGACCTGTTGGCGCTGTTCGGTATGCCTTTTAAGGCCGCACCGACGAAGAAGACGGACGCAGCTTAG
- a CDS encoding type Z 30S ribosomal protein S14, with protein sequence MASKSKIAKAGRKPKFSTRRENRCKFCGRPRSVYRKFGLCRICFRENANIGLIPGVRKASW encoded by the coding sequence GTGGCAAGTAAATCAAAAATCGCGAAGGCCGGTCGAAAACCGAAGTTCAGCACGCGGCGGGAAAATCGCTGCAAGTTCTGCGGACGCCCGCGCTCGGTGTATCGAAAGTTTGGCTTGTGCAGAATCTGTTTTCGCGAGAATGCGAACATTGGGTTGATTCCCGGCGTTCGTAAGGCAAGTTGGTAA
- the rpsH gene encoding 30S ribosomal protein S8 gives MMTDPIADMLTRIRNAVRVEKPFVDVPSSRVKRGVADVLKREGFIWDWKEVDEENPSSTLRLELKYGPNGERVIQTIKRISKPGRRLYTRSKELRPVLGGLGISIISSSKGVISDREARRDNVGGEVLCEVS, from the coding sequence ATGATGACTGACCCAATTGCCGACATGCTGACTCGAATCCGTAACGCGGTTCGTGTGGAAAAACCCTTCGTGGATGTTCCCAGCAGTCGGGTGAAGCGTGGTGTTGCAGACGTACTGAAGCGAGAAGGTTTCATTTGGGACTGGAAGGAAGTTGACGAGGAGAACCCTTCGTCAACGCTTCGACTGGAACTGAAGTACGGACCGAACGGCGAACGTGTGATCCAAACGATCAAGCGGATCAGCAAGCCGGGGCGTCGTTTGTACACACGCAGCAAAGAACTGCGTCCAGTGCTGGGGGGGCTAGGTATTAGCATCATCAGTTCAAGTAAGGGTGTGATCAGCGATCGCGAAGCCCGACGAGATAACGTCGGCGGCGAAGTGCTTTGCGAAGTTTCGTAA
- the rplF gene encoding 50S ribosomal protein L6: MSRIGKKPVPVVDGAKVSVSGRVIDVEGPKGKLSFEHRPEITVAVSEDGNEVVVTRGDDERTSRAFHGLTRAIINNMVEGVTKGYEKKLEIVGVGYLAAISGDTLQLRVGYANELHRKIPTGLTVTCPDQTHVVIQGCDKQSVGQFAAEIRALRKPEPYKGKGVRYQGEQVKIKAGKSATK; encoded by the coding sequence ATGAGTCGTATCGGAAAGAAACCGGTCCCCGTTGTTGACGGCGCGAAAGTGTCGGTCAGTGGGCGTGTGATCGACGTCGAAGGCCCCAAAGGCAAGTTAAGCTTCGAGCATCGCCCGGAAATTACGGTAGCGGTCAGCGAAGACGGTAACGAAGTGGTGGTCACTCGCGGCGATGACGAACGTACTTCGCGAGCCTTCCACGGTTTGACCCGTGCGATCATCAACAACATGGTCGAAGGGGTCACGAAGGGCTACGAGAAAAAGTTAGAGATCGTGGGCGTGGGTTATCTGGCTGCAATCAGTGGCGACACGTTGCAGTTACGGGTCGGCTATGCGAACGAGTTGCATCGAAAGATCCCAACGGGATTGACGGTGACCTGTCCGGACCAAACGCATGTGGTGATCCAAGGCTGCGATAAGCAAAGCGTTGGTCAATTTGCAGCGGAGATTCGAGCCCTGCGAAAACCGGAACCCTACAAGGGCAAGGGCGTTCGCTATCAAGGCGAACAGGTTAAGATCAAGGCTGGTAAGTCGGCAACCAAGTAA